tcttttttccaGGACTTTGTCTGGAATTAATCATGGATGGTTCTTGCAATGTTACTTCCCGGCTTTGCTCGTCTTATTTGGTATTGTTATACACTTAGAGTGTAAtctgaagtgctagttttctaccccatacgaaccatgtgggcccatttccatcagtagggctaacgctcacatggttcatatggggtagaaaactggCACTTCAGGTTACACTATAATCTgttaacaagatctgtaccttgcttagttcgcatttttgagcgttaaaatagaattttcggtcgtatgttcctgaatgcaagtcgcatattttgctgtcccccatccagatactaaccccgccggaaaggAATAAACTTCACTAAACGTTGGTtctggaaagctgtcagaagctcagaggacaagcttaagcttgtggtggaaaagaagttgtaaatgatcaacatgtcagccttgaagctaaatgtttctcgatttccttttcttttcttcaatcttcctaggtttagtattttactgaaccacgtgtcttctcagggggtaacTTGGCAAAGACATctagttcagttcagttcagttcagtttatttttgccatttcaattatatgtatatatatatataatgaaatgacgtgataaattgatcatcagctaaaagtgctcaatgggtttaccagagctttgaatagatacgtagacttgaactaggtcaaaaacatttatttgctactccgagtttcatgcttctcacgaagcaatcatcaggcaactgccaaaaagaaggaatacatggtgttttacagtgattttgaaaataacggtagcaattcactataggctggggtgcatagcaacggttaaacaatacaaactgtttccagtgagctgctaaaaataagccttaaataattacgttATAGACCAACTAAACTCCCAATCCGCCAGAGTAGCTAAAAAACTTGGATTAGACAACCGTATCGAAAAACTTGCAGAGAAAGAAGCTTTCATAACCTTGAAAGATCACAAACCTGAATTTCACGACCATCCAACATGCCGCCTTATCAACCCCTCCAAATCCGAGATTGGTATCATTAGTAAGCGCATTTTAGACGAGATCAACACCACCATAATCCAAAAGACAcaaatcaatcagtggaaaaaTACGACCAGCGTACTGAACTGGTTCAACGCCCTACAGCACAAAGAAAACCTCTCATTCATATGCTTTGATGTATGTGACTTCTACCCCTCTATCACGGAAAAACTGCTTgccaaagcactcgacttcgccaatAACTACAGACCCATCAGTGCCGACGagagagaaatcattttcctcTCCAAGCAATCTCTACTGTTTTCCAATGACTGCCCTTGGGAGAAAAAATCCTCTGCCAGCCGATTCGACATAACAATGGGATCTTTCGATGGCGCTGAAACATGCGAACTAGtgggttgttatttattgtcctgcctaaccaaaaagtatggcaacagcatcggcctgtatagagacgacggtttggcagcttttaactcaaaccctcaacagatcgaaagaatcaagaagggcttctgccaaattttccgtgaaaacgacttaaagatcacagtcgaagcaaacaccaccaaagtaaatttcttagacgtcacccttgacctccaatctggaaagcattatccctacacaaaagaaggaaacatcccactctacgttcacaagaaatccaatcaccccccatccatcctaaagaacataccggaatccataaacaagcgcctctcagaaatttcctccgacaaagaatcatttgataaagcgaaagaaacctaccaagatgcactcaacaagagcggctacatatataatctaacctacagaaaaacaactccagaaaccaaacaccgcaagaataggcctagaaacatcacctggttcaatcctccgtacagccaaaacgtcaaaacaaaggttggaaagtgtttcctcaccctaatcggcaagcacttcccaaaatcacaccctttgcacagaattttcaaccggaacactctcaaaattagttatagctgcatgagcaatgtaaaaacaattatctccaaccaaaataaagccgtcattaacaagtcatcaaatccacccgctcaaactatcaacacttgcaactgccgtgacaaaagatcctgccctctagacggaaagtgcaacgtgcggaataccatctatcaagcagaggtcacaacatctcagtcaaagcaaacttacatcggtctttgcgacacatcattcaaatcacgttatagaatCCTGCCctgttcctttagaaatgaacgctacagaaattccactgaacttagtaaatatgtatggggtttgaaagacaagaaagtcgactatcacattaaatggcggattgttaggcatgcgagatcctattcaaatgtaacgaagaagtgtaatttatgtctgtgggagaaatactatataatttgtagaccagatttggcgacccttaacaacagaaatgagcttgtaacaagttgcagacatgcaaagaaattccttctcaatagcgtaattatttaaggcttatttttagcagctcactggaaacagtttgtattgtttaaccgttgctatgcaccccagcctatagtgaattgctaccgttattttcaaaatcactgtaaaacaccatgtattccttctttttggcagttgcctgatgattgcttcgtgagaagcatgaaactcggagtagcaaataaatgtttttgacctagttcaagtctacgtatctatatatatatatataaatatccaagttatgaaatttgaaataaaatggcgagGAAGCTCATAAAGAAACCACTGGGCTTATAAGCTATGAGCTCcctcaaaatgaaacagaatAGATAGGCAATGTCGaatgcagaaataaaaaataaattatgaaattatacaGATTACAACAGTTTGAATCATCTTGAGTATTgcctatacaaaaaaaaaacactggaaatcatatttgaagcatatttttatataaaaagcagCAACAGACAAAAGACAGACAAATGTAAAGCGAAACAAGTAGCAGCTCAAAGTTAACCTAATTTTGcaagaagacatttttttaGCAATTTACTAAACAAACCAACACTCTCACAATTCTGAATTTCTTGATTAAGTGAATTGTAAAACTGAGGTCCTCGACAACGAATGGAAAATCTACGAATGTTTGTTCGACAAGGGAAAACataaaagcaattagaatttcTGGTGTTATAAGGGTGTATTTGGTTTGTAAGAGTAAACATATTATTAAAGGTATTAGGAAGCAAGCCTTTTGTATACAGAAACATAAACTTAgcagtttgaaataaataaatatcattaaatttcaaaatttgatgatctctGAAAAGATTGTCAGTGTGGGCATCGAAAGgaacatttgaaataatttttataacttttttctGAAGCGTAATTAAGCGCTTAAGATTGGTTTGATAAGTCGATCCCCACACTGTAATACAATAAATTAGGTAAGGGTAAACTAAACTTAAGTACAAAGTACGAAGGCTCATAGCAGAAAGGCAAAAGCTTGATTTATATATGATACCGATAGACTTCGAAATTTTTCtagaaacatttaaaatatgCGGTTTCCAAGAAAGATTCTCATCGAGAATCACACCCAAAAACACTACCTCTTTAGTCTGTGCGATAATATGATTGTTTAAAACAACAGATATATCAAGTGTTCGCCTTTTCTGCCTAGGTTTGAAGatcataaaattacatttttttaaattgatggAAAGCTTGTTGACTTTGCACCATTCAGATAAAGATAGTAACTCAGAATTAAGTGTTTGTGAAAGAAAAAGCTCATCCTTGTGAGAAAAAATATGttagtgtcgtcagcaaaaagcaaaGGACCTAAAATAGAGCCCTGAGGCACACCACACCTAATCTGGCAAGTAGATGAACGATAgccattgaaatcaacaaattgagaCCTACCGCTAAGGTAACTGGCAAACCAGTTCAACGCTGAACCCCGAATGCCATAATGCTCTAGTTTTTCAAGTAAAATACAATGATCAACCGATCAAAGGCTGTCGACAAATCGATAAATATGCCCACAGTATACTCTTGATTGTCAATAGCAGATGAAATTTTATCATATAAATGAGTCAGAGCATAAGCAGTTGAATGATGTTTTCGAAAGCCATATTGATTATCAGAAAGGACATTGAATTTATTAAGAATTTAAGAAGACGATTGTATACCactttttcaagaatttttgaaaaagcagGTAATATTGACACTGGTCTGTAATTTGTGAAAATATCATGATCACCAGATTTAAACAGGGGAATAACTTTAGCAATTTTTAAACTATCAGGAACAATACCATACCTTaatgataaatttaaaatatattttagcgGATAATTAATTAGGTCTATAGTTTGCTTAACTACATTCATTGGTATGTCATCATAGCCTGCAGCCGCACCAGAGCGTAAGCTACCAcatatttcaataatttcattctcattcacttcctcaaaaaaaaattgaatttaacAGTCTTTCAGGCAGAAAAGACCTGTGAGATTTATCAGAAACTGGAATTTTACTGGCTAAGTTAGGACCAATATTAGAGAAATATCTGCAAAAATGGTCAGCTATCTTGTGTGGATCAGATAGATTCTGGGAATCAGTTCTGAACAGAGAAGGAAgtctttgtttactttttcttcTATTCAAGATCTCATTAAGGATTTTCCAAGTGCCCTTAATATTTGATTTTGTCCTTTCGATTTGTTTAACATAATAAAGACGCTTAGCAATCTTCAATGAATGATTAAGTTTGTTCTTGTATTTCTTATAAATATGCTCATTTTCAGGAATTGGATTATTCAAATAACATTTATATAATGCATTTTTCTTCCTTACTGATTTTAGGAGCCCTTTAGAGAGCCAGGGTTTTTGAAGATTCAGCTTCATGGCCTTAACTCTTTTTAATGGGAAACATTTATTATAAATTGAAATGTACTTATCTACAAAAACCCTATAAGCTTCCGAGGGGTCCTCTAAACCTGATATGACGGCCCAATTAGAATTTTCTAATTCTAACTTAAAATTAGCTAAATTGACTGCACTCCTTTCACGGAAAGAAACAAACTTATCACGGTCGATATCCACACGTaatttacaagaaattaaagaaaaaattggcaaatggTCTGAAATATCATTAATAAATAGCCCACTAACAGACTGACTTAACGGGTCGTTAGTAAAAATATTGTCAATCAAGGAGGCTCTGTGTTCCGTGATTCTTGTTGGGCGTGTAATTAACGGGAAAAACATCCTGGAATATAACAAGTCTAAAAACTTACTTGTATCTTGATGACGAGAATGTgctaataaatttaaattgtagTCGCCTAACAAATAAACAATCTTGTTCTCCCGAGAAATTTTGTCCAACAATAAATCTAAGTCACACAAAAAGTCCTTAACCTTTTGATCAGGCGGTCTATAGATGACACCGACAATGATGCTTTTTCCTTTTGCTCTATCTAGTTCAACAAACAGTGATTCTGTAGCGCTGTTGTCTGAAAACGCTAaatcatttctttgtttaaaacttACATTGTCAACCAGATAAAGGCCAACACCTCCGCCTGAGCGACCAACGCGGTAATTATGCAAAAATGTATATCCCTGAATGTCAGAACAATGATAACAATCATCCAGCCAAGTCTCAGTTATACCAACAACTGGAAATTTTGTCTTCAGAGCACCcaagaaatttgtaaatttatctaaTTTGTTTCTTATACTTCGAATATTCAAATGTAATAGGGAGACGTCCATGCTATTAAGATTTAGACGATTTTGTTCTTCAGACAACATATTGTTGAAGCTGTCTTCTGAATAATATTCACAGCTACCGACCTCATTAAAGAAATTTGAATCTGGATTGAGATCTTTACATAAACTGAAATTTTTATAAGATTCACAAAGCAGAGGGTTAAATTTTAAACTGGCCAGTCTATCAGGATCATACCTAATAGAACCGCCGTTTGCGAACTCAAACAATGCTATCTGAAATTCATTGTCGTCTAGATCATGAAATGGTAACGAACTCACGCTGGTTTTTCACGAATAACAAGCCTATCAAGTATGAAATAGGCTATTTTACCTGACTCCTTAGCTGCTTTTAACTTTGGAATTTGGGCTTCCCGCTTGAGTAGGGTCTCGGGAGCCAGATCCTCGCTCACATAGAGACCTTCGGGCTTGACTTTGCGAGCTTTCCTGACCACTGCTTCCCTCTGCTTCCAGTCTCGCAAGCGGCAAACAATCGTTCTCGGTTGGTTGGTGTTCTGCCTCTTGCTTGGCTTTCGGCGCTCTACCCTGTGGGCCCTCTCGATATCCACGTCTATCTGCAACTTCTCCTTGATAACCGCCTTCACCTTCGCTTCCGAAACCTCCCAAGTTTCGCCCACCGCTTCAGGAATGCCACTCACCCTGATATTATTTCTCCTGGACTGGTTTTCAAGGTATTCTGTCTTCAGCTGCATTCCGCCATAGTCACACTTGATCTGGTCAATGTCCCTGGTGGCCTCGGACAACTTTAAGTTTAGAGGTTTAAGATCTTCAATCTCTTTCTGTGAAAACTCCAAACTGGCTTTCAAAGAGGAAACAGTTTTGACCACGTCGTCCAACCTCGACGAAAATGAGCTGATCATAGACTCGAATATGGCCTTTAGAGCAGACTCCTGCACCTTTAAAAGCTCTCTTACTGTGACCATCGAGACAAACTCTTGATCTTTGCCTTCGGCTTCTTCAGCGGCGCCATCTTGCCCTTGAGCAACGGCGCCATCTTGACCTTGACCTTTACGAGTTTTCACCATTTTGAGTAAATATGTCCAATATGAGCCACCACAAGAACACACACACAAGAAATCAAGCAATACTAAATGTATACTAAAAATATAAATGCGTTTAGGCCAGGAATTCTGACATATCGTCAGAGCTCCAAATCATGCGTCCGCACTCGACACTCGACAAATTAATGTGAATATAGAAGTGCGCATCAGGAGCAAGGTCAAATAGACGATACCAAGTTCCCTCAAGGTATTGTTTTAAGACAAGATCCACTCTCACACATTTTACACGAGTAAGAGTAACATAAGCTTAACAGGCGGTGTAAGAGAAGCAAAACATCGTCTTTAATATTTCGCAGGCTCTGCCAGATTCAAAGATATTGTGATGTGTGACGGTTTCCCTGTCATATTTATAGGGCAACGTCAACATTTTTCGTCTGAAAGAGGTCATGGAAATGTGGAAATAAGCGATGCAATTAAAACTTCATTTAATTTGCGTACAAGTTTATTGTAAACAATATTAACTCCTATTTAAAGCGATATTTTGGAGGTTCAGGGATTTCCTTTAAATAATAAGAACATTAAGCTTATAATCTcagaaataaattttcattgttaAGAAGAAAATTGTACTTTTTCTGCTGTAAATTTCGAAGTAAGTCTCCCAGAGAAATCAGCCTTAGTTGATAAGGGGCATATGCTGACCTAAGTCTGCGCAATAGCTTTGTATTCATTggcattttttcttcattttcgctTTTcgtaaaatgttcttttttttcttagatTTAATGCTTACTGCTAGCCTTAACCCAGAATGACCCTCTTGCAACTTGGCTGTCAGGCCTTGACCTTAATTGGATGTGACAAGTTTACGGTttttcccctctcccccaatTTGACAATCAACTTCCTTTCCCACCGGTCCCCTACTCCACACATGTACAGCTATAGGTTAGTTTGACACGATGGATCTGCAAACACACATTTTGTCAAATGCTTTTATTGAGTGAGGTCTGCGGGTCTGCGTTTCAGTAAACATCCGCAAAAACAAGAAGCTACTTACCAAGTTACCAGTCTGGCATGTTTCACGCTGGAACAGAGAAGCCACGAGAAGCATGAACACGAAAGGAAATATCGAGATTTCAAGACCTCCATGAACTTTATCAATGCCAAAGCAGATCTCGTATGCAATCCCATTTCGTCCTTGTAGTGAAGAAGGTAGAAACGGCGGTAGACGAGATGACACCGGTCAATTACCAAAACTGAAAGACGCACCCTGCAAGATTTTTTATACCACCAAGACAAGACAAGTTGGTTCTAAAGAGCCAAATGAAACTCCAAACAAGCAACTGCAGTGTATATTCCAAAAGTAGATGAATCATCAGTTGAGTGCTTCTCTCTCCTCCGCAGAGGTTCCAAATGTTCGCTACGCAACTCCGCTGTGCGAGATGAGTGCTGACGCATAGTCGAATGGATCAGGGGGCAAAACTCGGTTCCCGCGAGGTTTCCGCCCCTTTTGCCGTCGCCCTTCACGCAACCCTGAGCCTGCACTCATATCTTGCAGCAGATTCTTCCCATTCGGAAAAAAACCCTTTGAGCCTCTTCGGAGGAAAAAGTGCCCGCCTAAGGTTTAATAATTAGACACTCGAGAACAGAACGAGTCTCGTTAATTACGCCGTTTGTGAAGAAATAAGAGATTCAAGGAagaaagtaaagtaagtgaacAATATGAATCCACAAAAAACTTGAAGAAGCCAGAAGACGACAGAAGCAACGAATGTAAATCCACAAGAGACTGAAAGAAGACAAACGAAGGAAGTGAAGAatatcaaaaataaaaataaaggttCGCATGACTACTTCTTGTACATCACAAGGAGCCTTAAGTGCAAGCGCCTGTATGATAGTTCCTTGTGTCATCATCCCCGAAGCCCGATGAAGAAGTACTGGTTTATGCAATGTTGGACACCCACGTCGATGCTACATTTAGCTTTAGCTTTAACCTGCGACGAGCCAATGAAGCTTCGTGTGAGTATCATCACAAGTCAAGAGCCACTCGCCGACGGCCAAAGAGTTGCAATCTTGACTCCAAGATTTTAATACTAATCACCTTCAAAAGTATATCTATTCCCGCCGATGAATAGCACAGATATCCCGACTAAGACCATAGCTAAGAACTGGGAACACCTGCGAATAATTGGAGACAACACACAACCTATTCGGCTACATTGTTCAGTGGAATGCTCATCGGATTGGTGGAATAATAAGTCGCATGGTATTAGAACAGATCTTGGATAGAGTATCGTGGGTGTTAGTGACGTAGGGAGTTCAAGATCCCCCTGCCACAAGGTTGCCTTAAGAGAGCTACCCGCTGTAACAACGAACGAAAAAGATGATAAGGAGATTAATGAATTCTCTCTTAAAGAACAGttatgataaaatcaaattggCCTGTACCTTCCACAATTTGATTTGcacttttatttttaatcttcTTATTCAGCACGTTGCTTTGATGTTTCACAAATTTCcagtatatttatttaatttctctGTATACATTTCAGGAGATGATGCATACATGAGAAGTTTATCTTTTTATGGcgatttataataataacagtagTGGATTTTAAGATTATTTGCGCTCAGCTCCAAAGAGGGATGTTTGCCTTTATAGTGAGTTTTATGGGGTACGGCATCTTCATTGTCCCAGCTGAAGTATTCTTCCTTTATTTTAGTATTATTGACACGCTGACATAGATGGGTATTAGACTTGAGCAAAACGAAGGGCTTGTCAGTGGGAAGATTAATGACATTCGTTGCGTATCCATCATCCCGACAACAGAATTCGATTTTTGTGTTCCCGTCATAACCCCCGTCTGGTAGCTGACCGGTGAACCTGTTCTTGTTATTGAGGTCTTCATCGTCCCAATGAACGTATCCGTTCCCGAAACCTGGTAGGCGCAATACAGAACATTCATTAAATATAACTGGAAAGGATTCTGAAATTCTAAGTACTGCTAGAATTACATGTCAGCATTTCTAAGAAGCGACCGGGCGGCGGGTCAGATCTTTATAACCGCCAATACGAAGGCTTTTGCTAACCTATTTGGTACAAGCATTGCGTATTTTCTTCTccaataaaaacgtttcttttttgcaagtttGTTAAAAGATGTCGAATTCCACTATTCGCCGACAATGGCgtctttcattttgctgttccgGTTTTCTGGGTAAGAAAAATACTACCTCAAAAGGAGGTCTTACGTTCCCAAACTGAGAACCACAATGCAAGTTTGTTAGGCAACAATGAATTCTGAGTCTTAACTTGAGGttgctcaaaacagtttccagcAGTTGGATTTTGATGGGCCATTATAACCACTTTTTATCACTTGATGCTACAATCACAACGTGTTCACTAATGACGGGACATGATTGTAGCAAAATAATAACTAGTGGTTACAGCGACCCATCAAAATCTAGGTGCTGGAGACTGTTTTAAGCCACACTAATGAACAAAACTTGCCtgttcaactttctcaaatACTCGAGCGAATGTGTACTGCAAGCATGCTCGTGTCGCGTCATTGGGTATTTTTTTCGTGTGTTACGCTGTTGAGTCGGAACGATTAACCAAAAATAATTCATCATTAAAGTAGGGCACATCAAGAAGAGCAATACACTGACCTTCAGGGCAATTTCCTTTCTTGTAGATGCAGTATTTTCCTTTGGGCCAAGGAAGATCGTACTTAGAGGTTTTGCTCAGTGTCTTCATGCAAAACTTTTGTTCCATGTCATCTTTATCAACTTTTCCTGCTAAATCATATGGATTAGACCAATGGTTCTCTGGAGTCACATCCTCGGTGTCATGGTAACGAGTCCCCTCGTGCCAAAAGGTTCCACGCGGACATCCTGACTTTGTCATGGGGAGACCGTAGGTACCCAATGGCCAAGTGAGAGGAATGCGCACCACAGGATCTGAAAATTAAACGAGTAGCACTTTCATTCCTCATTACGCAAGCCGCTGTAACACTAGTAGCCGATGACCTATAACCCATGACGGGACCATGGACTCCTGTCACATTTATTACTAACAACGGTTTCTTGGGCTGTTTTGTTTGAGTATTTTActgttaaatattttttaacgCATAGTGTGAAATCATACCTTCTGGTTCAGAAACACCATTTAAATGCGGGTATTCCTTGAAGATTTTTTTGAAGTTCTCTTTTCGCTGTGCCAAATTTTCACATTGATATTGCTGGTCAAGGACACTGAAAAAACTATCTTCAACAGCTTTGTTAATAGGCATCAGCTCTAATTTAATGGGCTCAGGCATGTCGGGACCTCCAGATGTGAATTTCACCGTGTTCTCGGTAAAGTTAGTAGTAGTTTTATTGGATTTCTTGAATTTACTGACATCAACTTTCAGAGAGGCACTGAATCCGTTGTACCCACCGGAACCGGACACCGATCCTTTTATCTGCAAGTCCAAAGCATTAACAAGATTCAGTTTCTATTGGCAAGACAAACTTTTTGTGAGGGTAACCAAGTACTTTGCAGAGCAAGGAAAATTTAGTT
Above is a window of Montipora capricornis isolate CH-2021 chromosome 6, ASM3666992v2, whole genome shotgun sequence DNA encoding:
- the LOC138053206 gene encoding uncharacterized protein, which produces MKDRQKNCRRLVEIKGSVSGSGGYNGFSASLKVDVSKFKKSNKTTTNFTENTVKFTSGGPDMPEPIKLELMPINKAVEDSFFSVLDQQYQCENLAQRKENFKKIFKEYPHLNGVSEPEDPVVRIPLTWPLGTYGLPMTKSGCPRGTFWHEGTRYHDTEDVTPENHWSNPYDLAGKVDKDDMEQKFCMKTLSKTSKYDLPWPKGKYCIYKKGNCPEGFGNGYVHWDDEDLNNKNRFTGQLPDGGYDGNTKIEFCCRDDGYATNVINLPTDKPFVLLKSNTHLCQRVNNTKIKEEYFSWDNEDAVPHKTHYKGKHPSLELSANNLKIHYCYYYKSP
- the LOC138054650 gene encoding protein unc-13 homolog C-like codes for the protein MVKTRKGQGQDGAVAQGQDGAAEEAEGKDQEFVSMVTVRELLKVQESALKAIFESMISSFSSRLDDVVKTVSSLKASLEFSQKEIEDLKPLNLKLSEATRDIDQIKCDYGGMQLKTEYLENQSRRNNIRVSGIPEAVGETWEVSEAKVKAVIKEKLQIDVDIERAHRVERRKPSKRQNTNQPRTIVCRLRDWKQREAVVRKARKVKPEGLYVSEDLAPETLLKREAQIPKLKAAKESGKIAYFILDRLVIREKPA